Proteins from one Mus pahari chromosome 10, PAHARI_EIJ_v1.1, whole genome shotgun sequence genomic window:
- the Plet1 gene encoding placenta-expressed transcript 1 protein: MPALRSLLPRLGLFLCLALHLSPSLSASDNGSCVVIDQIITSDSLEINTTANLSGGDVTYTVKVPVNNSVSAVILKAVKEDGSPVGTWDGAYETCNTSSVYNLTSLSQPVFQTTWTVPASEDVTKVNLQVLVLVNRTALESFVKVEQVKSSASTPIPESSENSLATITTPAVNTANTTAVNTANTTAVTTAKTTAVTTAKTTAKSLAIRTLDSPLAGALHILIVFLISKLLF; this comes from the exons ATGCCAGCGCTCCGCTCCTTGCTTCCACGCCTGGGACTGTTCCTGTGCCTGGCACTGCACttatccccttccctctctgccaGTGATAATGGGTCCTGCGTGGTCATTGATCAAATCATCACCTCCGACAGTTTGGAAATCAACACGACGGCTAACCTCTCTGGTGGGGATGTAACCTATACAG TGAAGGTCCCCGTGAACAATTCAGTCAGTGCCGTGATCCTGAAAGCAGTGAAGGAGGACGGCAGCCCAGTAGGCACCTGGGATGGAGCATATGAGACGTGCAACACCAGCAGTGTCTATAACTTGACATCCCTAAGCCAACCGGTCTTCCAGACAACCTGGACAGTTCCTGCTTCTGAGGATGTCACTAAAGTCAACCTGCA GGTCCTCGTCCTAGTCAATCGCACAGCCTTAGAGTCATTTGTGAAGGTGGAACAAG TAAAATCCTCAGCCTCGACCCCTATTCCTGAGAGTTCTGAGAACAGTCTGGCCACAATCACAACTCCAGCCGTGAACACAGCCAATACCACAGCCGTGAACACAGCGAATACCACAGCCGTGACCACAGCCAAGACCACAGCCGTGACCACAGCCAAGACCACAGCCAAAAGCCTGGCCATCCGCACACTCGATAGCCCTCTGGCTGGCGCACTCCATATCCTGATTGTTTTTCTCATTAGTAAACTCCTCTTCTAA